Sequence from the Candidatus Omnitrophota bacterium genome:
AGTAGCGAGGTCACGGACCGTAACAGCGGCAAGGCTGTAACGAGTGGTCTGGTATCGATGTGGACGTTCGACGAAGGCAGCGGCACGTCGTGCAGTGATGATGTGAACGACAATGACGGTACGGTAAGCGGGGCAAGCTGGGTAGTCATTTCAGAGGGTTCTGTGCAAACAGATATTTATGAATACTACTCACCCTCCGGCCTTCTAAAACGAAAAATAGAAGCCGCTACCGGAGATGTATATGAGTATGAAGACGACAACAGCTATTATAATAATAACTCCTACGGAAGACCCCTCATTGCCTCTTCCCATACTACTACAGTACTGGGAGGCACTTACACATCAAGTTCCTGGTATAAGGAATATACATGGGATACGCAGGACGTGGAGATAGCCGAGTATGACGGGGAGTATTCTGTAAGTGCAGGATATTCAACAAAGGCTGACGTACAGTCCGATGAAATGCGCGTCAAATACGTCTATATGCATAATTCCCATTACACTGTGAATACCGCTTCAAGTAACTGGGATATGGTCGCCAAGGCTATATACGATACCAACGGTGAAGGGGACTCCAATTTTCTGGAGGCTTACCAGTGGTATTCAGGCAACGGATATACGCCCGGTGAGGGTGACCTCATGAAGTCCTACAATAAATCCGAGGGTACCGGCACGGAATGGGATAATACGCAAGACCATAAGGTCATAACAAGCGCCGTCTATACCGCTTCATCGCCTCTTGTGGGCGGGGTATATACACCTAACGATTATTACCTGACTTATGATTGGAGTGATGATGACGTGATAGAAAAGGGTTATTCGGGGACCTATACCGTAAGTTCGACCTATACAACGAGAACGGACGTTGTCGCTTCAGAACTAAGGGTCGAAAAGACCTATAAACATACCGGTGACTATACTCTCCATAACAGCACATGGTATTTGGAGGACCAGCTTATATACAAAAGTGACGGGACCACCAAGGATGATTATTTTGAGTATTACAGTGACGGGTCCGGTTCCACGCCTGGAGAAACCAGGAGGGCGATAGATTACGGCAATGATCTGAGTGAGTGGTCAAGGCCTTTCGACGACGTGATAAGTCTGGATAACAGCGTGAGGAATACGAGAAGTTATATGAATTGCGGCAGTGATTCAAGTCTTGATATCACCGGAGCTCTGACACTGGAAGCCTGGGTGAGGACCACGGCGGATACTACCGGTACCAGGGCATTCATATTCAATAAGTTCGACCAGGATAACACCAAAGACGGATATGCGCTTGCCCTTGTGAATAACAAGCTGCTATTCTACTGCCAGAGCGGTTCCACGGGTGCCTGGGTGGGGTCAAGTTCAAACTCTGCCATAAATGACGGTTTCTGGCATCATATCGCCGTTACTTATTCGAGCGGTTCGGGGACCTATTATATCGACGGGCAGGCCGACGGCACCTTCGGGACGTCTACAGACCCCGGGAGCACCTCCGGCCTGGATCTGCATATAGGTGGAACAAGCAGAGGCGGCAAGAATATCGGGTTCAACGGGGACATTGAACACGCCGGGATATACAGCACGTCCCTTAAATCCAGCGATATCGCGCTTCTTTCCATTGAAAGGGATATAAGCACTAATGCTGTTTCCGAATGGGATTTTACCGAGGGAAGCGGCACTACCGTCAGTGACAGCGCGGGCAGTAATACGGGTACGCTTGTAAATACTATCTCCTGGAACGACAGCAAGCACAGGAAGGTCCTTTACGCCTCATACCCGTCAAACGGTACAAAGACCCTTTACGGTTCATATACAACGGATAATTCCTATAATGCGTACGATTGGAATTACAGACAGGGGGTCTATACAACCGGCCATATGAAAGTGGCTATGTATGACGGTTCTTATACCGCAAGCGGGGGCGATGCCCTGTATAACGGTATAGTAGACTCTGAACTCAGGGTTGAATATGTCTATGCCCATAACGGCGAGTATACGAACCTCGATCCTTCTTCGAACACCTGGACCCAGAAGGCCCAGACCATATATGATCCCGCCGACGGGACCACGGTGGATGAGCTATACGAGTGGTATACAAGCGGGAGAATGAAAAGGTCCTATGATTCCTCGACCGGTAACGGCACCGAATGGGAGGATACGGCAAACCATTACACTATCGGTACGGCCACTTACACTACTACTGTCATAGTCAGCGGACTTTATACCGCGGACAATTCCTATTCAACGTATGACTGGACCTACTCGAATGGCATTTATACCACCGGTTACGTAGGAATAGATGTTTATGACGGCGAATACTCAGTGGATGTGGGTGACGCTATCGCGGCGGATGTTGTTGCATCGGAGAAGCGAGTGACAAATGTCTACAAGCATAACGGGGATTATACCGATCTGGACGCATCCAGCAACAATTGGACGCATATGGTCTCGGAGGTATACAGTACCGATGCCGATACGATCATAGAGCTTTCGGAGTGGTATAGTGACTCCAGCCTCAGGAGGTATTATGAGGAGGATTCAGGTTACGGCACCGAATGGGAGCCGACTTCCCAGGGGCATAAGGTCGTCCTGAGCGCGAAATATACGACCGAAGTCTTGGTTTCGGGCTTATACACCGCGAGTAATTCCTACAAGACATACGACTGGAACCCGACACAGGGGGGATATACGACAGGTTATGTTGAAGTCGAGGTTTTCGACGGAATGTATATCGCCGATAGTGGCGAGGCTAACTGGGTCGATGTCCAGGATTCAGAGTACAGGGTAGGTTATATATACAAGCATAACGGCTCATATACCAACCTGGATCCATCCAGTAATGGCTGGAACATGGTGGCCAAGGAGATAGTGGATACCGACGGTGATACGACCCTAGAGGCTTATGAATGGTACATAAGCGGTAACGGCCTGAAGCGCTCTTATGACGCTTCTACTTACAACGCCACCGAGTGGCAGGATTCAGCCAGCCATTACGTGGTCGGGACAGCCAGCTATACAACGACCGTCCTTGAAAGCGGGGTGTATACCGCCAGTAATTCCTACAAGACTTTCGACTGGACCTATGATACCGGCCAGGTGCTCATGACGCTTTATGACGGTGAATATTCGGTGGACTTCGGGGATGACCTTGGCGCCGACGTTCAGGCCGCGGAAAAGCGTTTAGAGTACGTGTATAAACACAACAGCGTTTATACGAACCTTGATACAAGTTCCAACGGCTGGCGCATGCTGCATAAAGGACTCTATTCAACTGATGGGAGCACGCTGATCGAAGGGAACTGGTTCTATGATAACAGTGACAACCGCCTGTACCAGAAGCTTGAAGGTGAGGGTTCGTCGGATGATGCTTACCAGTACTTTGATGCCGGGCAGGGTATAGGGGGCGACGATACCTATTACGCCGAGATAAGATGGGCGGGGGATTATACGATCTATGGTTTTCGCGGAGATTATACTAATCATCCTAATGGGTCCGGTGGGGTCGATTGGATGCAGTATGACGCAAGTTATAGCACTCTTGCCGAGTACAACATTGATTCAATGAAAACCTTTGAGTATTATTCGGGCAGTTATTCCAACGTTC
This genomic interval carries:
- a CDS encoding S8 family serine peptidase — translated: SSEVTDRNSGKAVTSGLVSMWTFDEGSGTSCSDDVNDNDGTVSGASWVVISEGSVQTDIYEYYSPSGLLKRKIEAATGDVYEYEDDNSYYNNNSYGRPLIASSHTTTVLGGTYTSSSWYKEYTWDTQDVEIAEYDGEYSVSAGYSTKADVQSDEMRVKYVYMHNSHYTVNTASSNWDMVAKAIYDTNGEGDSNFLEAYQWYSGNGYTPGEGDLMKSYNKSEGTGTEWDNTQDHKVITSAVYTASSPLVGGVYTPNDYYLTYDWSDDDVIEKGYSGTYTVSSTYTTRTDVVASELRVEKTYKHTGDYTLHNSTWYLEDQLIYKSDGTTKDDYFEYYSDGSGSTPGETRRAIDYGNDLSEWSRPFDDVISLDNSVRNTRSYMNCGSDSSLDITGALTLEAWVRTTADTTGTRAFIFNKFDQDNTKDGYALALVNNKLLFYCQSGSTGAWVGSSSNSAINDGFWHHIAVTYSSGSGTYYIDGQADGTFGTSTDPGSTSGLDLHIGGTSRGGKNIGFNGDIEHAGIYSTSLKSSDIALLSIERDISTNAVSEWDFTEGSGTTVSDSAGSNTGTLVNTISWNDSKHRKVLYASYPSNGTKTLYGSYTTDNSYNAYDWNYRQGVYTTGHMKVAMYDGSYTASGGDALYNGIVDSELRVEYVYAHNGEYTNLDPSSNTWTQKAQTIYDPADGTTVDELYEWYTSGRMKRSYDSSTGNGTEWEDTANHYTIGTATYTTTVIVSGLYTADNSYSTYDWTYSNGIYTTGYVGIDVYDGEYSVDVGDAIAADVVASEKRVTNVYKHNGDYTDLDASSNNWTHMVSEVYSTDADTIIELSEWYSDSSLRRYYEEDSGYGTEWEPTSQGHKVVLSAKYTTEVLVSGLYTASNSYKTYDWNPTQGGYTTGYVEVEVFDGMYIADSGEANWVDVQDSEYRVGYIYKHNGSYTNLDPSSNGWNMVAKEIVDTDGDTTLEAYEWYISGNGLKRSYDASTYNATEWQDSASHYVVGTASYTTTVLESGVYTASNSYKTFDWTYDTGQVLMTLYDGEYSVDFGDDLGADVQAAEKRLEYVYKHNSVYTNLDTSSNGWRMLHKGLYSTDGSTLIEGNWFYDNSDNRLYQKLEGEGSSDDAYQYFDAGQGIGGDDTYYAEIRWAGDYTIYGFRGDYTNHPNGSGGVDWMQYDASYSTLAEYNIDSMKTFEYYSGSYSNVHEWINEYTWNTNTWTLVQSHQHDTSGNYSTTTYGRTTNDSFKPSDIPDKPAVTGSGGSSLYGADMIDNIVSEDALIPEEMKSFFEKIDRLEKTYSGEGVLVALLDSGLDSGRLEVDIGGGYDFAGKSRSDGLGDDDYTDSTGHGTSTAEVFNETAPDAEVLVAKVLDDYGMTSSSIVADAIKFAVDAGARVLAMPFELMPVSVMLDKTIDYALEKGAILIASAGNSGSEIEDKSLASKEGVLTVGSIEKDGALSAWSNYGDELDLLAPWDVVENEEGTSYSAAFVAGVAALMLEEDPDLTSNELIAKLKELMPEVRKDKEEHKIKGDDAEEVLSMLDAERENREGFTGYTIQEEGAVDILDQ